The following coding sequences are from one Megamonas funiformis window:
- the ruvX gene encoding Holliday junction resolvase RuvX — MRIMSLDIGDRTVGIAVSDELLFTAQGVETIRRKSYKHDLARIRELSKQYETKKFVVGLPKNMNGTVGERCDIVKHFTDKILEDIPDAEIIFWDERLSTVAADRYLLEADVSRAKRKKVIDKMAAVFILQGYLDSLK; from the coding sequence ATGAGAATAATGTCCCTTGATATCGGTGATAGAACTGTTGGCATTGCAGTAAGTGATGAACTTTTATTTACAGCACAAGGTGTAGAAACAATTCGCCGTAAATCTTATAAACACGATTTAGCTCGTATTCGCGAATTAAGCAAACAATACGAAACTAAAAAATTTGTCGTTGGCTTACCTAAAAATATGAATGGTACAGTTGGCGAACGATGCGATATTGTAAAACATTTTACAGATAAAATCCTAGAAGATATTCCTGATGCTGAAATTATCTTTTGGGATGAACGTTTATCTACTGTTGCTGCTGACCGTTATTTATTAGAAGCTGATGTCAGTCGTGCAAAACGCAAAAAAGTTATTGATAAAATGGCTGCTGTATTTATTTTACAGGGCTATCTTGATAGTTTAAAATAA
- a CDS encoding fumarate hydratase: MVRTIQAEQITQEVAQMCKEAAYYLPGDVFAALERGRLSEKSPVGREVLDQIITNAKIAKEEDRPICQDTGMTIVFVELGQDVHIEGGNLNDAINAGVAKGYTEGYLRKSVVAEPLFDRKNTQDNTPAVIYTEIVPGDKLTIQVEPKGFGSENKSGLKMLVPADGVKGVKKAVMDIILHASCNPCPPMVVGIGIGGTMDRAAVMSKKALLRPTNVRNAHPEYAKLEEELLELINQTGIGPQLGGTTSALAVNIEWGPTHIAGLPVAVTICCHACRHSKRVL, from the coding sequence ATGGTGCGTACAATCCAAGCAGAACAAATCACTCAAGAAGTAGCGCAGATGTGTAAAGAAGCTGCCTACTATTTACCAGGAGATGTGTTTGCCGCATTAGAAAGAGGTAGACTTAGTGAAAAATCTCCAGTAGGAAGAGAAGTACTCGACCAAATTATCACAAATGCAAAAATTGCAAAAGAAGAAGACAGACCTATTTGCCAAGATACTGGTATGACTATTGTTTTTGTTGAATTAGGTCAAGATGTTCACATTGAAGGCGGCAACTTAAACGACGCTATCAATGCTGGTGTAGCTAAAGGTTATACTGAAGGCTATTTACGTAAATCCGTTGTAGCTGAACCACTTTTCGATCGTAAAAATACTCAAGATAATACACCAGCTGTTATCTACACAGAAATCGTTCCTGGCGATAAATTAACTATCCAAGTTGAACCAAAAGGTTTCGGTAGCGAAAATAAATCTGGCTTAAAAATGCTTGTACCAGCTGATGGTGTAAAAGGCGTTAAAAAAGCAGTTATGGATATTATCCTTCATGCTAGCTGCAATCCTTGCCCACCAATGGTTGTTGGTATTGGTATTGGCGGTACTATGGACCGTGCTGCTGTTATGTCTAAAAAAGCATTACTTCGTCCAACTAATGTTCGTAATGCTCATCCTGAATATGCAAAACTTGAAGAAGAGCTTTTAGAATTAATCAACCAGACAGGTATTGGTCCACAGCTCGGTGGTACAACAAGTGCTCTTGCTGTTAATATCGAATGGGGTCCTACTCATATCGCTGGCCTTCCTGTGGCTGTAACAATTTGTTGCCATGCATGCCGTCATTCTAAACGCGTATTATAA
- a CDS encoding adenosylhomocysteinase, with protein MESMIRDIKLAPSGHDKIAWVKNFMPVLRSIDEEYSKTKPFAGKKVVITMHLEAKTAYLALVFKNAGAEVIATGSNPLSTQDDVVAALVEDGVTVYSWYNCTNEEYDMFIDKALDCNPDMIIDDGGDLVARIHNERPELIDRIIGGSEETTTGVIRLKALAEQGKLKFPMIAANDAYCKYLFDNRYGTGQSTWDGIMRTTNLVIAGKTVVIAGYGWCGKGGAMRAKGLGANVVITEVDPIKAIEAVFDGFRVMPMGEAAKIGDIFLTLTGCDNVINEKHFALMKDGAMMANSGHFDVEINKVDLLKNSVSHRSVRKNIEEYVQKDGRKLYLLAEGRLVNLAAGDGHPAEIMDLSFGVQFFSALHILNHHQEMENKVYLMPEEINTKIAQIKLKALGVELDELTEEQKAYLAKA; from the coding sequence ATGGAATCAATGATTAGAGATATTAAACTTGCACCATCAGGTCATGATAAAATTGCATGGGTAAAAAACTTTATGCCTGTACTTCGTTCTATAGATGAAGAGTATAGTAAAACAAAACCTTTTGCAGGTAAAAAAGTAGTTATTACTATGCACTTAGAAGCTAAAACTGCATATTTAGCTTTAGTATTTAAAAATGCAGGAGCAGAAGTTATCGCTACAGGCAGTAACCCACTTTCTACACAAGATGATGTCGTAGCTGCACTTGTTGAAGACGGCGTAACAGTATATTCTTGGTATAATTGCACAAATGAAGAATATGATATGTTCATTGATAAAGCATTAGATTGCAATCCAGATATGATTATTGATGATGGTGGCGATTTAGTAGCACGTATTCATAATGAACGTCCTGAATTAATTGATAGAATTATTGGCGGTAGTGAAGAAACTACAACAGGTGTTATTCGCTTAAAAGCTTTAGCTGAACAAGGAAAATTAAAATTCCCTATGATTGCAGCAAATGATGCATATTGTAAATATTTATTTGATAATCGCTATGGTACAGGTCAATCTACTTGGGATGGTATCATGCGTACCACAAATTTAGTAATTGCAGGCAAAACAGTAGTAATTGCTGGCTATGGCTGGTGTGGTAAAGGTGGAGCTATGCGTGCTAAAGGTCTTGGTGCGAATGTAGTTATCACTGAAGTTGACCCAATTAAAGCTATTGAAGCAGTATTTGATGGCTTTAGAGTAATGCCTATGGGAGAAGCTGCTAAAATTGGTGATATCTTCTTGACTCTCACAGGCTGTGATAATGTCATCAATGAAAAACATTTTGCACTCATGAAAGATGGCGCAATGATGGCAAATTCTGGACATTTCGATGTGGAAATCAACAAAGTGGATTTACTCAAAAATTCTGTATCTCATCGTTCTGTTCGTAAAAATATTGAAGAATATGTACAAAAAGATGGACGTAAATTATATCTTTTAGCTGAAGGCCGTTTAGTTAACCTTGCAGCAGGTGATGGACATCCAGCAGAAATCATGGATTTATCCTTTGGTGTACAATTCTTCTCTGCACTTCATATTTTGAATCATCATCAAGAAATGGAAAATAAAGTATATTTAATGCCAGAAGAAATCAATACAAAAATTGCTCAAATTAAATTAAAAGCTCTTGGTGTAGAACTTGATGAATTGACAGAAGAGCAAAAAGCATATTTAGCAAAAGCATAA
- a CDS encoding IreB family regulatory phosphoprotein — MSNIKDETMMFNFGADDDKAAKALCLSCRAMLEKGYSPINQLVGYLLSDDPAYITSNKNARNEIRRLGRDELLEELVRFYLENNENIKKGE; from the coding sequence ATGTCCAACATTAAAGATGAAACTATGATGTTTAATTTTGGTGCAGATGATGATAAAGCAGCAAAAGCACTTTGTTTATCTTGCCGTGCTATGCTCGAAAAAGGTTACAGTCCAATCAATCAATTAGTTGGTTATCTTTTATCTGATGACCCAGCTTATATCACAAGTAACAAAAATGCTAGAAATGAAATTCGTAGATTAGGACGAGATGAATTACTAGAAGAACTTGTACGTTTCTATTTAGAAAACAATGAGAATATAAAAAAAGGTGAATAA
- a CDS encoding metallophosphoesterase family protein — MKIGIMSDSHHDLSAIDDAICLADDVDCWLHAGDSIDDAGYLADVSKKPVYAVPGNIDWFSTKPKEILVEIAGKKIFLTHGHKYNVKWTTKYLYEQASKLGADIIVYGHSHVGNEEHVNDKIIINPGSVSEPRDGLDPSFMIIDINNEKINLQRIFLK; from the coding sequence ATGAAAATAGGAATTATGAGTGATAGTCATCATGATCTATCTGCTATTGATGATGCAATTTGTCTAGCTGACGATGTAGATTGTTGGCTTCATGCAGGCGATAGTATTGATGATGCTGGCTATTTAGCTGATGTATCTAAAAAACCTGTATATGCTGTTCCTGGTAATATAGATTGGTTTTCCACTAAGCCAAAAGAAATATTAGTAGAAATTGCTGGCAAAAAAATATTTTTGACCCATGGTCATAAATATAATGTAAAATGGACAACTAAATATCTATATGAACAAGCCTCTAAATTAGGTGCAGATATAATAGTTTATGGTCATAGTCATGTAGGTAACGAAGAGCATGTAAATGATAAAATAATCATTAATCCAGGAAGTGTTTCTGAACCTCGAGATGGTCTAGACCCTTCTTTCATGATAATTGATATAAATAATGAAAAAATAAATCTTCAACGCATATTTTTAAAATAA
- a CDS encoding XTP/dITP diphosphatase: protein MKKIIVATKNQGKIKEMINAFKNLPVELHSLSEFGPLPDAVEDGTTFEENAIKKAKFYAQKTGYACLADDSGLTIDILDGAPGIYSARFAGYHADDLANNKKMIEELQKKNVEQSTAQYVCSLVFVDTDGKTLTCTQKCEGIIRIFAQGNNGFGYDPYFFVPDLQKTMAELTIEEKNNISHRGKALREMEIQLGEYLK, encoded by the coding sequence ATGAAAAAAATTATTGTAGCTACAAAAAATCAAGGCAAAATAAAAGAAATGATAAATGCATTTAAAAATTTACCTGTAGAACTTCATTCTTTAAGTGAATTTGGCCCTTTACCTGATGCTGTTGAAGATGGTACTACTTTTGAAGAAAATGCTATCAAAAAAGCAAAATTTTACGCTCAAAAAACAGGCTATGCTTGCTTAGCAGATGATTCAGGTTTAACCATTGATATTTTAGATGGAGCTCCTGGTATTTATTCAGCTAGATTTGCTGGTTACCATGCAGACGATTTAGCTAATAATAAAAAAATGATTGAAGAGCTACAGAAAAAAAATGTAGAGCAATCAACTGCTCAATATGTTTGTTCTTTGGTCTTTGTAGATACTGATGGCAAAACATTAACTTGTACTCAAAAATGTGAAGGTATCATTCGCATTTTTGCTCAAGGAAATAATGGCTTTGGTTATGATCCATATTTTTTTGTTCCTGATTTGCAAAAAACTATGGCTGAATTAACAATTGAAGAAAAAAATAATATTAGTCATCGTGGTAAAGCACTACGTGAAATGGAAATCCAACTAGGTGAATATTTAAAATGA
- a CDS encoding helix-turn-helix domain-containing protein: MTIKYNICEKRHEKKMTQKQLAMRAGISTAMVSFIENDKRQPTFLVIASIAKALNVKLDELVEIKDNYHYFRQ, from the coding sequence ATGACAATTAAATATAATATTTGCGAAAAAAGACATGAAAAAAAGATGACTCAGAAACAATTAGCTATGAGAGCAGGTATTAGTACAGCTATGGTTAGCTTTATAGAAAATGATAAACGCCAACCAACTTTTTTAGTAATAGCGTCTATTGCAAAAGCTTTAAATGTAAAATTAGATGAATTAGTTGAGATAAAAGACAATTATCATTACTTTAGACAATAA
- the sdhA gene encoding succinate dehydrogenase flavoprotein subunit, which produces MATIKICESGGIVDLFSYCPVKRSHSLCAQGGINACMDSKGEHDTVWDHIDDTIYGGDFLADQLAVKGMCENAPKLIKMFDRMGVPFTRTPEGNLDLRNFGGAKHKRTCFAGATTGQQLLYALDEQVRKLEVKGKVKKYEFWEFVHIIKNNEGICRGITAQNMNSMEIEAFPADAVILATGGPGVIFGKCTASTICNGSAVSDVYQEGAYLGNVEFIQIHPTAIPGEDKNRLMSEAARGEGGRVWTYKDGKPWYFLEEKYPAYGNLVPRDIAAREIYQVCVHMGLGINGENRVYLDLSHIDADYLNRKLAGIMEIYEEFVGDDPRKVPMQIFPSVHYSMGGIWVDRKHRTNIPGLFASGECDYQYHGANRLGANSLLSAAHSGTVSGPEAIRWANGDSAWTIEGKTIAEDNGAALTDAELAAAKQQTVDEFEKIMNMKGDVNAHKLHMELGELMLRYCTIERINKDLEYCYEEVKKILKKWDHIGLTDTSRWANQEAMFVRQLRNMIIYALAICKAARMRDESRGAHFKPEFPNRDDEHFLKTTLVRMNPETCEPEISYIDFDHSLVKPRPRRYDVTKGGKK; this is translated from the coding sequence ATGGCTACGATTAAAATTTGTGAATCTGGCGGTATTGTAGACTTATTCTCTTATTGCCCAGTAAAACGTTCCCACTCCCTCTGTGCACAGGGTGGTATTAATGCTTGTATGGATTCCAAAGGTGAACATGATACTGTTTGGGATCATATCGATGATACAATTTATGGTGGCGACTTCCTTGCTGACCAATTAGCAGTTAAAGGTATGTGCGAAAACGCTCCAAAACTTATTAAAATGTTCGACCGCATGGGTGTTCCTTTCACTCGTACACCAGAAGGTAACCTTGACCTTCGTAACTTCGGTGGTGCAAAACATAAACGTACTTGCTTCGCTGGTGCTACTACTGGTCAACAGCTTTTATATGCTCTTGATGAACAAGTTCGTAAACTTGAAGTAAAAGGCAAAGTTAAAAAATACGAATTCTGGGAATTCGTTCACATCATTAAAAACAACGAAGGCATCTGCCGTGGTATCACTGCTCAAAACATGAATTCCATGGAAATTGAAGCTTTCCCAGCTGATGCAGTTATCTTAGCAACAGGTGGTCCTGGTGTTATTTTCGGTAAATGTACAGCTTCTACAATCTGTAACGGTTCTGCTGTTTCCGATGTATACCAAGAAGGTGCTTACCTCGGTAACGTTGAATTCATTCAGATTCACCCAACAGCTATTCCAGGTGAAGATAAAAACCGTCTTATGTCTGAAGCAGCTCGTGGTGAAGGTGGTCGTGTTTGGACTTACAAAGATGGCAAACCTTGGTACTTCCTCGAAGAAAAATATCCAGCTTATGGTAACCTCGTTCCTCGTGATATCGCAGCTCGTGAAATTTATCAAGTTTGCGTACACATGGGTCTTGGTATCAATGGCGAAAATCGTGTATACCTCGATCTTTCCCACATTGATGCAGATTACTTAAACCGTAAACTCGCTGGTATCATGGAAATCTATGAAGAATTCGTTGGTGACGACCCTCGTAAAGTTCCTATGCAGATCTTCCCTTCCGTTCACTATTCCATGGGTGGTATTTGGGTAGACCGTAAACACAGAACAAATATTCCTGGTTTATTCGCTTCCGGCGAATGTGACTATCAGTACCATGGTGCTAACCGTCTTGGTGCTAACTCCCTTCTTTCCGCTGCTCACTCTGGTACTGTTTCTGGTCCAGAAGCTATTCGTTGGGCTAACGGTGATTCCGCTTGGACAATTGAAGGTAAAACTATTGCTGAAGATAATGGAGCTGCTCTTACTGATGCAGAACTTGCTGCAGCAAAACAACAGACTGTTGATGAATTTGAAAAAATCATGAATATGAAAGGCGACGTTAACGCTCATAAACTCCATATGGAATTAGGCGAGCTCATGCTTCGTTACTGCACAATTGAACGTATTAACAAAGACCTTGAATATTGCTATGAAGAAGTTAAGAAAATCCTCAAAAAATGGGATCATATCGGTCTTACTGATACTAGTCGCTGGGCCAACCAAGAAGCTATGTTCGTACGTCAGCTTCGCAACATGATCATCTACGCTCTTGCTATCTGTAAAGCAGCTCGTATGCGTGATGAAAGCCGTGGTGCTCACTTCAAACCAGAATTCCCTAACCGTGATGACGAGCATTTCTTAAAAACTACACTTGTTAGAATGAACCCTGAAACTTGTGAACCAGAAATCAGCTATATCGATTTTGATCACTCCTTAGTTAAACCTCGTCCACGTCGTTATGATGTTACTAAAGGAGGCAAAAAATAA
- the sdhB gene encoding succinate dehydrogenase iron-sulfur subunit, with protein sequence MADTKKTVHLIIERQDSPTGKPYTEEFEIPYRPALNVVAALMEIQKNPVTKDGKKTTPVVWECNCLEKVCGACMMVINGRARQACASLIDKLPQPIRIAPARTFPVIRDLLIDRSVMFESLKRIQGWINVDGSWENREAPIQNPYTAATAYEISHCMTCGCCLEACPNVGPQSDFIGPAPTVQAYLFNLHPYGKFDKEKRLNALMEKGGITSCGNSQNCVEACPKHIKLTTYLAQLNRDVNKQALKNIFDK encoded by the coding sequence ATGGCAGATACTAAAAAAACTGTTCATTTGATTATTGAACGTCAAGATAGCCCTACTGGCAAACCTTACACAGAAGAATTTGAAATTCCTTATCGTCCTGCACTTAACGTAGTTGCAGCTTTAATGGAAATTCAGAAAAACCCTGTAACTAAAGATGGCAAAAAAACTACTCCTGTAGTTTGGGAATGCAACTGCTTAGAAAAAGTATGTGGTGCTTGTATGATGGTTATTAACGGTCGTGCACGTCAAGCTTGTGCTTCTCTTATCGACAAACTTCCTCAACCAATCCGCATTGCTCCAGCTCGTACTTTCCCTGTAATCCGTGACCTCTTAATCGACCGTAGCGTTATGTTTGAAAGCCTCAAACGTATCCAAGGTTGGATTAATGTTGATGGTAGCTGGGAAAATCGTGAAGCTCCAATTCAAAACCCATATACTGCTGCTACAGCATATGAAATTTCCCACTGCATGACTTGTGGTTGCTGCTTAGAAGCTTGCCCTAACGTTGGTCCACAGTCTGACTTCATCGGACCTGCTCCAACAGTTCAAGCTTATCTCTTCAATTTACATCCATATGGTAAATTTGACAAAGAAAAACGTCTTAATGCTCTTATGGAAAAAGGCGGTATCACTAGCTGCGGTAACAGCCAAAACTGCGTAGAAGCTTGTCCAAAACACATCAAATTAACTACTTATCTTGCTCAGTTAAACCGTGATGTAAATAAACAAGCTCTTAAAAATATCTTTGATAAATAA
- a CDS encoding succinate dehydrogenase: protein MIHTTFYIRRLHSLCGIVPVGLFLLEHIFTNSMVLGGPAPFNAAVEHLASIPHEIMLPLEICFILVPFLFHGLYGLYILMQAKNNVKSYGYARNWNFYFQRITAVIIFLFLIWHVVYLRIMVKGGGTPISFELLQAYFQNPLVWGAYTIAMIASIFHFFNGLTTFTMTWGIAKGPRIQTFFSRVFMAIFVVLSLLTIAFMSMYWF, encoded by the coding sequence ATGATTCACACAACATTTTATATTCGCAGATTACATTCCCTCTGCGGTATTGTTCCTGTAGGTTTATTCTTACTCGAACATATCTTTACAAACTCTATGGTATTAGGTGGACCAGCTCCATTCAATGCAGCAGTTGAGCATCTTGCATCTATTCCACATGAAATTATGCTTCCTTTGGAAATTTGCTTCATTTTAGTTCCATTCCTTTTCCATGGTCTTTATGGTTTGTACATTTTAATGCAAGCTAAAAATAACGTAAAAAGCTATGGTTATGCTCGCAACTGGAATTTCTATTTCCAAAGAATAACTGCTGTTATTATCTTCCTTTTCTTAATCTGGCATGTTGTTTATCTCCGCATTATGGTAAAAGGTGGCGGTACTCCTATTTCCTTCGAATTATTACAAGCTTATTTCCAAAATCCGCTTGTATGGGGTGCTTATACAATCGCTATGATTGCATCTATTTTCCACTTCTTTAACGGTCTTACTACATTCACTATGACATGGGGTATTGCAAAAGGTCCTCGTATCCAGACTTTCTTCTCTCGTGTATTCATGGCAATCTTTGTAGTATTATCCCTTTTAACAATTGCTTTCATGAGCATGTACTGGTTTTAA
- a CDS encoding amidohydrolase yields the protein MNILIKNANVLLADGKVKIADIAIKDSEILAIENIPEIFKAEKVIDGTDKLATAGFVNAHTHVSMTLLRSYADDMKLMDWLENKIWPIEAKMKKEDIYWGAMLGIAEMIKSGTTTFADMYGDMDQVAQACIDTDIRAVLSRGIIGVAPNGNQALEENKILFRDFNNANDGKITAMFGPHAPYTCPPDFLQKVVKASEEYNGEIHIHLAETKGEVENCLKEYGKTPIALMEEVGILDRGVLAAHCVHLTDEDIQIMKKYNVRVAHNPGSNMKLASGVAPVPQLLKAGVCVGLGTDGASSNNNLDMLEEINLATLLHKVNTLDPLAVPALEGVKMGTEYGAKAVGLNKVGLIKEGYKADIVLFDMSAPQCYPRHDLVSLLAYSMNGSMVDTVLVDGKVLLENRAFTTIDEEKIKYEANRCAMNLTLR from the coding sequence ATGAATATTTTAATAAAAAATGCTAACGTTTTATTAGCTGATGGTAAAGTAAAAATTGCAGATATTGCAATTAAAGATAGCGAAATTTTAGCTATAGAAAATATACCAGAAATATTTAAAGCAGAAAAAGTGATTGATGGTACAGATAAATTAGCAACAGCTGGTTTTGTTAATGCGCATACACATGTATCCATGACTTTATTGCGTAGCTATGCTGATGATATGAAGCTTATGGATTGGCTAGAAAATAAAATATGGCCAATTGAAGCTAAAATGAAAAAAGAAGATATTTATTGGGGCGCTATGCTTGGTATCGCTGAAATGATAAAAAGCGGTACAACTACTTTTGCTGATATGTATGGCGATATGGACCAAGTGGCACAGGCTTGTATTGATACAGATATTAGAGCAGTGCTTTCCCGCGGTATTATTGGTGTAGCACCAAATGGCAATCAAGCATTAGAAGAAAATAAAATCTTATTTAGAGATTTTAACAATGCTAATGATGGTAAAATAACAGCTATGTTTGGTCCTCATGCACCATATACTTGTCCTCCAGATTTTCTACAAAAAGTAGTGAAAGCTAGTGAAGAATATAATGGAGAAATTCATATTCATTTAGCAGAAACTAAAGGTGAAGTAGAAAATTGTTTAAAAGAATATGGCAAAACACCTATAGCTTTAATGGAAGAAGTAGGCATTTTAGACCGTGGCGTATTAGCTGCTCATTGTGTTCATTTAACAGATGAAGATATTCAAATTATGAAGAAATACAATGTACGTGTAGCGCATAATCCAGGAAGCAATATGAAACTTGCCAGCGGTGTTGCTCCAGTTCCACAATTATTAAAAGCAGGAGTTTGCGTAGGCTTAGGTACAGATGGAGCTTCTAGTAATAATAATCTTGATATGTTAGAAGAAATTAATTTAGCAACTTTACTGCATAAAGTAAATACTTTAGACCCATTAGCTGTGCCAGCTCTTGAAGGTGTAAAAATGGGAACAGAATACGGTGCTAAAGCTGTAGGATTAAATAAGGTAGGCTTAATCAAAGAAGGATATAAAGCCGATATCGTTTTATTTGATATGTCTGCTCCACAATGTTATCCACGTCATGATTTAGTATCTTTATTAGCGTATAGCATGAATGGCTCAATGGTTGATACAGTATTAGTAGATGGTAAAGTTTTATTAGAAAATAGAGCTTTTACTACTATTGATGAAGAAAAAATTAAATATGAAGCTAATCGTTGTGCTATGAATTTAACATTGCGTTAA
- the rph gene encoding ribonuclease PH: protein MTRIDRRNADQLRRFKITKYFQKYPAGSVLIETGNTKVICAATIQDGVPSFLRGSGTGWLNAEYSLLPSATLTRSPREASRGRQNGRTQEIQRLIGRCLRSVIDFKALGERTVIIDCDVIQADGGTRTASITGAFVALAEALATIYDPKKPFPLKDFMAAISVGISKDNEPILDLCYEEDSTAIADMNIVMTGEGHFVEIQGTGEKQPFTHEQFSKMLAYAQKGIDELISYQKDILGNDLVWKIGRIP from the coding sequence ATGACTAGAATTGATAGACGAAATGCAGACCAATTGCGTCGTTTTAAAATAACAAAATACTTTCAAAAATATCCAGCTGGCTCTGTTTTAATTGAAACAGGCAATACTAAAGTAATTTGTGCTGCTACTATTCAAGATGGCGTTCCTTCATTTTTACGTGGTAGCGGTACAGGCTGGTTAAATGCTGAATATTCCTTACTTCCATCAGCAACATTGACCCGTTCTCCTAGAGAAGCTTCTCGTGGTAGACAAAATGGCAGAACACAGGAAATCCAACGTCTTATAGGACGCTGTCTTCGCAGTGTTATAGATTTTAAAGCTTTAGGTGAAAGAACAGTCATTATTGACTGTGATGTAATTCAAGCCGATGGTGGTACGCGAACAGCTTCAATCACTGGAGCTTTTGTTGCATTAGCTGAAGCTTTAGCCACTATCTACGACCCTAAAAAACCATTTCCATTAAAAGATTTCATGGCTGCCATAAGCGTAGGTATCTCTAAAGATAATGAACCTATATTAGATTTATGCTATGAAGAAGATTCTACTGCTATAGCTGATATGAATATCGTCATGACAGGCGAAGGGCATTTTGTAGAAATTCAAGGTACTGGTGAAAAACAACCTTTTACACATGAACAATTCAGTAAAATGCTCGCCTATGCTCAAAAAGGTATTGATGAATTAATCTCTTATCAAAAAGATATTTTAGGTAATGACTTAGTTTGGAAAATAGGAAGGATTCCATGA
- a CDS encoding Fe-S-containing hydro-lyase: protein MADKIRITTPLTEEQSRKLKVGDSVLISGVIYSARDAAHKVMTETLARGEKLPIDWSNQIVYYLGPTPAKPGNPIGSCGPTTSGRMDAYTPTMLEQGIKGMIGKGSRDKAVIESMKKNGVTYFAAVGGAAALISKCVKKYEVIAYPELGPEALAALTVEDFPAIVVIDSEGNNFYEMGQAPYRTLDMDKL, encoded by the coding sequence ATGGCTGATAAAATTCGCATTACAACACCTTTGACTGAAGAACAGTCTCGTAAATTAAAAGTAGGCGATAGCGTTCTTATTTCTGGCGTTATCTATAGCGCACGTGATGCTGCTCATAAAGTTATGACAGAAACACTTGCTCGTGGTGAAAAACTTCCAATTGATTGGAGCAATCAAATTGTTTATTATCTTGGACCAACTCCAGCTAAACCTGGTAATCCAATTGGTTCTTGCGGTCCTACAACTTCTGGTCGTATGGACGCTTATACTCCTACAATGCTCGAACAGGGTATTAAAGGTATGATTGGTAAAGGTTCTCGTGATAAAGCTGTTATCGAATCCATGAAGAAAAATGGTGTTACTTATTTTGCCGCTGTTGGTGGTGCTGCTGCACTTATTTCCAAATGTGTAAAAAAATATGAAGTAATCGCTTATCCAGAACTTGGTCCTGAAGCACTTGCAGCTCTTACTGTTGAAGATTTCCCTGCAATCGTAGTTATTGACTCTGAAGGTAATAATTTCTATGAAATGGGTCAGGCTCCATATCGCACTTTAGATATGGATAAACTTTAA